The genome window AAACTATCAATTTGATTAACAACCTTTTTTGCATATATTATTCCGTCTGTTTTTGGCTTTCTTTTCTCGCTAATCACAATAAATCCGTCATTCCTGAATGAATTCAAAACTTTAGAATATTCAATTTTAGTTTTATAAACTGTATCATAATCACCATCGTTATGTGTTTCTAAATATTTATTATGGAGAAAAAAGATATAATCTTTGTCCTTTACACTTTTAGATATTTTATGTTGCGAACAACTCATTAAACCAATTATGAGAATCAACAAATATTTCATTATTCAATTTTAAATCAATCAAATATAACCAAAAAACCCTTCACTGAAAAGTGAAGGGTTTTTCTATATTCTATAAACTTTTTCCTCTAAAATACCAGATTCAAACTCAATTGGTTGTTCATTTTGTCTAAAAATTCGGGCAGATAATTTTCCTTTCAACTCCACCACTCCATTTTCTACACGAAGCCAACTTCCTTCTCTCAATCCAACTACAACTTGATGATTAAACTTGTGAAATTCATTGATACGCGTTTCTCTTGTTTCTCCTTTGTGCGTAGAATTAGGATCAGGATCCAAATAATGCGGATTAATATTAAAAGGTAAAAATTGTAACGCATCAAAACTTGGTGGATAAACAATCGGCATATCATTTGTTGTTCCAATTGTTAAACCTGTCAAATTACTTCCTGCACTCGTTCCAATATATGGTGTTCCATTATGTACAACGCTTCTCAATTCTTCTATCAAACCAAGTTCATACAACGTTTTTAGCAATAAAAATGTATTTCCTCCACCAATAAAAATCGCTTTAGCATGCAAAATTGCTTCTTTTTTATTCTCGAAAGTATGCAAACCTTTTACAGAAATTCCAACCGTTTGCAAAGCATCTTTTACATTTTGCGTATAATCATCGTACGAAATTCCCGAAGGACGCGCATAGGGAACAAAAATGATTTCATCAGATTGAATAAATTCTTTGATTTCATCTTTTATATATTCTAAAAAACTAAAACCGTGAATAGTACTCGTACTTATCACTAATAGTCTATCATTTGGATTTATCATGTTATCGAATTTTAACTCAAAAGTAAGTTTAAAATAAGAAAGTAGGTGAAAAATTGACAAAAAATTATACCAAATTACTTTACTTTTGTACAATTCTAAAAAATGGAATTTCAAGATTTCTAAATCTTCATGAAAAAAATAGTACGCTTCATTATACCTTTATTCATAGTTGTTATTATGCTAATAATTGGAATAGAACAAACCCTTCGCAAAATTCCGAACGATTACAAATACAAAGCTGATTATTTAAAAGAAAATGGAAGTGAAATAGAAACTTTGATTCTTGGGAGTTCGCATACTTTTACGGGATTGAATCCAAAATTATTTAAAAATAAAACTTTTAATGCTGCACATTCTGCCCAATCATTGGATTTAGATTACAAAATTTTTGAACAAAATCGAAAATATTTACCCAATTTAAAAACCATTATTATTCCCATTTCGTATTTTTCATTTACAAAACAATTGAATGATTTTAATCAAAAAAAGTTAAAATATTATTCAATTTATTGGAATATTGATATTAATAATAACGATTTAAATCTTAATTACGAAATTTTTTCAGAACCTATTGATATTGATTATAATCGAATAAAAGATTATTGGATTGAGGATAAAAATAATTTGACAATAGATATTAATGGATATATAAATAAGCGATACGAACCAAGTTGGAATGATAGTATTTATGCTAAAAAAACGTTTGAAAGACATCGTGCAAATTTGAATTCAACTCAAGTACAACATATTATAAAAACACATTATCATGATTTAGAACAAATTATAAAACAAGCAAAATCAAATGATATAAAAGTTGTTCTATTGGCTACTCCTACAACTAATTTGTATAAAAATTATGTTATAAAAACACCTCAATATTTCAATTTAAAAAATAATATTAATCGATTATCGAAATATAATAATGTCATTTTCATCAATTATTTTATTAATAATGAAAATTTCAGTAAAAAAGATTTCAAAAATTCAGATCATTTAAATGCAAAAGGTGCAGATAAGTTAACGTTGAAGGTGGACTCTATTATGAATAAAACATTTGCGTTGATTACAAAATAAATCGAATATCTATGATCAAAAAAGAGCTTGATAAATCAAGCTCTTTTTGGGTTTATAAGTTGTGTGAAATTAGTTTTTATAAGAAATCCATTTCATCATTTCTTTTACAGTTGGTTTTTTACCATAAATTAAAATCCCAATTCTATAGATTTTTCCAGCAATATAAACCATAAATATTGTACTTATTAACAGCAAAAATAAGGATAAAGCTAATTGCCAAATCGGAACATCAAAAGGAATTCGAGTAATCATTGATATAGGTGAAGTCAATGGAATCATTGATAACCAAAAAGCAACTGGACCATCAGGATTTTCGAAAGTTGTCATACTTCCATAAAGTCCAATCATCATCGGAACTAAAGGAAAATATGTGAATTGTTGTGTATCAGTATCATTGTCAACAGCAGAACCAATTGCCGCAAAAACAGAGCTGTAGAACAAATATCCTAAGATAAAATAAGCAATAAAAGCAAAAATTATTAACGGATAATTAAACGTCAACAACACTTCGCTAATTTCTGTTACTTTCTGCATCATATCTGGATTAGTCTCCGCTAATTGTGCTTGATTCATCATTTGTTGTGACATATCCATTCTCGACGCTGCAATTGCTGGAAATAAAATCAATAACCCCATTGTCATCCCAATCCATATTGCAAATTGAGTCACTGCAACCATTGTTGTTCCTAAAATTTTACCCATCATCAATTCGAAAGGTTTTACAGAAGAAATGATAATTTCGACCACGCGATTATTCTTTTCTTCAACAACCGAACGCATAACTTTTACGCCATAAATCATTACAAACATGAAAATAATGTAAGTTAAAAACATCGATAATCCGATTTTCAACTCCATTCCTTTATCTTCTTTTCCGTCTGTAACATTGAAAACATTCAGGTTAACGCGAGCCTTAGAAGCTTCTAAAGCAGCTTTATCAATACCAGATTTTGCTTGTTTTTCTTTTTCAATCTTATCACTAATTGTTCTCGAAAGTTTTTCTCGATCAGTAATTCCAAGATTTCCATTTGTAATTAATTCTGTATTTTTCTCAATATTTTCATAATTTCCATCTGTATTTTTTGGAATATGAAGAATCGCATTCAAATATTCGCTTCCTTTCAACGTGTCCTTAATTGATTGCAATTCTTGAGGCGTGTAAATACTGAACATCATTTGTTTAGTCGATTTAAACGAGGTTACAAACTCTGTACTTTCATCTACAATTGCAATGTTTTTCACTTCGGAATTATTTGCAGAACTCAAAAAGAAAATCACAGCTCCTGCTCCAACAATCAACAAAGGCGAAAGAAAAGTCATAACAATAAACGCTTTGTTTTTTACTTGAGAAAAGAACTCGCGTTGTGCAACTAAAAATATATTTTTCATTTGAAAATTAGCTTAAAGATTAGGAATTGAACTTTGTTTAACGGCTTCCAAAAACACATCATTCATCGAAGGAATAATCTCTTTGAATTGATGAACTTGTCCAACTTGCATCAATTTATCTAAAATCACATTGGTTGGTGTTTCTTTATTATACAATAAATTAAATTCAGTTCGTTGATTAATGTTTCGTACATCCGAAATCTCAAATTCATTGGCTAAATTTTGAAGAGAATCAGCAGGAATTTCATTCAATTGAATCGAAAACTTTCCTGTCTTAAATTGATTTCTAACTTCTTCAATCGTTCCATCTAACACTTTATTCGATTGATTAATCAATGCCACATGATCACACATTTCTTCAACAGATTCCATACGATGTGTTGAGAAAATAATTGTTGTTCCTTTGTCTCTTAATTCAAGAATTTCATTCGCAATAATTTGTGCATTTACAGGATCAAAACCACTAAAAGGTTCATCGAAAATCAGTAAAGAAGGATTGTGAATAACTGTAATCACAAACTGAACTTTTTGTCCCATTCCTTTCGACAACTCGCTCAATTTCTTATTCCACCAAGACATCATATCAAGTTTCTCGAACCAATATTCGGTACGTTTTCTGGCTTCCGCAGAAGAAAGACCTTTCAGTTTTGCAAAATACAGTGCCTGTTCTCCAACTTTCATATTCTTGTACAAACCACGTTCTTCTGGCATATAACCAACTTGCCCGATTGATTTTTTCGTCAAAGGTTCTCCATTCAACAAAATTGTACCGCTATCTGGCGCTGTAATTTGATTGACAATACGAATAAAAGTCGTTTTTCCAGCACCATTTGGTCCCAAAAGTCCATAAATAGAACCTTGTGGAATATTGATACTAAAATTATTAAGCGCAACTTTATCTTTATATTTTCTTGTTAAGCCTTGAGCTTGCAATAAAAATTCCATTTTCTATATCATTTGATTTGTAAAATTAGTAAGAAGAAAGTAAATTTTGTTACAGATTTTAATGAGATTCATTCGGATCCCATACAATTTCTTTAAAATTAATCACTTTATCATTTATAATCTCCACACCTTCATTTTCTAACAATTGTTGCATCAAACTCGAAGGATTAAAATGATGTTTTCCAGTTAACAAACCATTTCTGTTTACAACACGGTGCGCAGGAACGTCTTCTCTATTATGTACATGATTCATTGCATAACCAACAACACGAGCCGAAAATTTTTCTCCTATATATTTTGCAATCAATCCATAAGTAGAAACACGTCCTTCGGGAATTTGACGAACTATTTCATAAATTTTCTCATAAGTATCAGAAATGATTTTTGTCATAATCTAAAGATTTATTGTAAATTTAAAGAAAGTAATAGAATATGAGCCAAAAAGTTCCAATTAAATCTCTTTTAAGCCGACCACGATTTAAGGTTTTTACACATTTATCAAAACAAGAATTTATTGATTTAATCAAAAAACATCTTGAAACTAATTCTACCGAATACGGAGGTTATGCGAATCAGGAAGTTGCAATGATTCGTGTCAGAAAAGACAAGGATAAATATTGGCATCCGCAATTGCAAATCAGAATTGAAGAAGATGATGATCATCCTGATTATTTGGTTGTAAGAGGAATTATTGGTCCGCCTTCTAATGTTTGGACATTTTTCGCATTTTTGTATGGTTTGAGTGGAGCTATTTTTATCACTTTAGGCTCTTATGCGGTTTCCGAATATATTGTACAGGGAAATAGTGTATGGATTTGGAGTATTCCTATTGCATTATTGATGGCTTTAGGTACTTATTTAGCTAGTTTATATGGTCATTATTTGGCAAAATATCAATTGGGAAGATTGTATCATTTCGTGAATGAATTGCTTCGTGATGCAGAGTTTTATCAAAATAGCGACGAAATTAAGGAATAAAAAAAAGCGACCTAAACAGGTCGCTTACAAGAAATATGTTGAGATAATATATTAATTAGATTACTTTCACATTAACGGCGTTGATGCCTTTTTTTCCTTGTTCTAAGTCAAAAGATACTTTATCGTTTTGAGCTACTTTGTCTGTTAAACCAGAAACGTGTACGAAGTACTCTTTTCCTGATTCGTCATCTTTAATAAATCCGTATCCTTTTTCTTCATTAAAGAATTTTACAGTTCCTTTATTCATAGTATTTTATTTTCGTTGATAAAGATATAAGATTTATTTACAAAACCAATATTAATTTTTAGTTTTTTTTTATAACAATTTTTTTAGGCTATAATTTCATTATAATTTTGTCTCAAATCATAATATTTTGGCAGGAATTTATATTCATATCCCGTTTTGTAAACAAAAATGTAGCTATTGCGACTTTCATTTTTCGACTAATCTTCAACATAAATCAAATTTAATTCAAGCAATTAATAAAGAACTTGAGATCAGAAAAAATGAAATTTCTACACCTTTAGAAACGATTTATTTTGGAGGAGGAACACCTTCTATCCTAAACGAAATTGAGTTAGAAAGTATTTTCGAAACGATTTATAAAAATTATTCGACCAAAAATTTAAAAGAAATTACACTAGAAGCGAATCCTGATGATCTGAACAAAGAAAAACTTAATTTCTTGAAATCAACTCCGATTAATCGTTTTTCGATTGGTGTTCAATCATTTTTTGAAGAAGATTTGAAATTAATGAATCGAGCACATAACGCACAAGAAGCTGAAACTTCTATAAAATTGGCGCAAGATTTTGGTTTCGAAAATATCACTATTGATTTGATTTATGGTTCTACAACCACAACTAACGAAGTGTGGAAACAAAATTTGCAAAAAGCAATTGCGCTAAATGTTCCACATATTTCTTCTTATGCCTTAACAGTCGAAGAAAAAACAATTTTAGATCATCAAATCAAAAAAGGAATCACTAAACCAGTTGATGAAGATCGTCAAAACGAACAATTTCAACTTTTAGTAGACACTTTAACTTCGAATAATTTTATTCAATACGAAATCTCCAATTTCGGAAAAGAAAACTATTTTTCTTTGCACAATTCTAATTATTGGAAAGGAATTCATTATTTAGGAATTGGACCTTCTGCACATTCTTATAACGGAAAAACTCGAGCTTGGAACATTGCAAATAATTCAAAATATATACAAACTATCAACGAAAATAAGCTACCTCAAGAAATTGAAGTTTTAAATGAAGTAGAACAATTTAATGAAATGATAATGATTGGATTGAGAACAATTTATGGAATAGATTTAAATCGAATTAATTCAGAATTTTCTCAACCTTTAGTGAATTCTTTTTATCAAGAACTCAATCAATTAATTAACGAAAATTTAGTCGAAAAGAAAGAAAATAGAATTATTTTGAAACCCGAAGCAAAATTTTTCGCAGACGGAATTGCTTCAAGATTATTTTACATCGATTAATTTGTTAAATTTGCGATATGAATGATAACAGACCAATTGGTGTTTTCGACTCTGGAGTTGGCGGTTTGACGTTTGCAAAAGAAATAAAACGTCTGCTACCAAACGAAAGTTTGATCTATTTTGGCGATACTCAAAATTTGCCTTACGGAGAAAAATCGAAAGAAGCGATTACACAATTTTCGGTAGACATTACTAATTTTTTAATAGACAATAATTGTAAAGCGATTTTAGTTGCATGTAATTCCGCAACAGCTAATTCGTTGAAAGAAATTAGAGAAGCCGCAGGAAAAGATGTTCCTGTTATCGATGTTATTTCGCCAGTTGCGGAGAAAGTTTCGTTCGAATTAAGAGAAAAAATAGGTGTTATTGCAACAAAAGCAACTGTAAATTCGGGCGCTTACAAAAAGGCTATTCGTCGTCGGAATAAACATATTACGGTTATTGAAATGGCAACTCCGCTCCTAGTTCCTGTTATCGAAGAAGGTTTTACAAATTCGACGATTTCTAAAGCAGTTTTAGAAACTTATTTGTTGAACAAAAAATTAGAAGGAATTGATTCGATTATTTTGGGATGTACACATTATACACATCTAGAAAAAGAAATCAATCAAGTGTTTGAAGGAAAAGTTGATATTGTAAATTCGCCTTTAATTGTCGTGAATCAAGTGATTTATCAATTAGCAAAAGAAGGAAAATTGGCTGCTAAAGATGCTGTTGCAAACTATACATTTTATATTTCTAACAATACGGATAATATTATAAAAGTTGCAAAAAAATTCTTTGGAAAAGATATTCAATTAATTGAGAAAAATTTAGAAACGAAATAGAACCGACCATTATTTGTCGGTTTTTTTATAAAATATTACGAACAAACAAAAACAAATCATTACATGGAAAAATCAGCAGAATTAATTGCATTAGAAGAAAAATACGGAGCGCATAACTATCATCCGCTTCCAGTTGTATTGGAAAAAGGTGAAGGTGTTTACGTTTGGGATGTTGATGGGAAAAAATATTTCGACTTTTTATCAGCTTATTCAGCTGTTAATCAAGGTCACTGTCATCCTCGAATCATCAAAGCGTTAAAAGATCAAGCCGAAAAATTAACGTTAACTTCTCGTGCTTTTTATAATGCGGAATTAGGAAAATACGAAAAATTTATCACAGAATTATTCGGTTTCGATAAAGTTTTACCAATGAATACGGGTGCTGAAGCAGTAGAAACAGCGCTAAAAATTGCTCGTAAATGGGGGTACGAAAAGAAAGGAATTCCAGCTGGTGAAGCGATTATTGTGGTATGTAAAGACAATTTCCATGGTCGTACAACTACTATTATTTCTTTCTCGAATGATGAAGATGCACGTAAAAATTTCAATCCTTACACAAGTGGTTTTGAAGCTGTAGAATACAATGATATTGAAGCTCTAAAACAAATTTTAGAAGAAAAAGCAGATAAAATTTGTGGATTCTTAGTAGAACCAATTCAAGGAGAAGCGGGTGTTAATGTACCTTCTGAAGGATATTTGAAAGCTTGTGAAGAATTATGTAAACAACATAATGTTTTATTTATCGCCGACGAAATTCAAACAGGAATTGCACGTACAGGAAAAATGTTAGCAATCGATCACGAAAATATTGATGCCGATGTTTTAATCTTAGGTAAAGCCGTTTCGGGTGGAGCTTATCCAGTTTCTGCAGTTTTAGCAAATGATGAAATCATGAATGTGATCAAACCAGGACAACACGGTTCTACTTATGGAGGAAATCCATTAGCTGCGGCTGTTGCAACAGAAGCTTTGCAAGTTGTTTTGGACGAAAAATTAGCTGAAAATTCTGAAAAATTAGGGCAAATTTTTAGAGCAGAAATCACAAAAATGGCAGAAGAATTTCCGTTATTCAAATCAGTTCGTGGAAAAGGTTTATTAAATGCAATTTTAATCAACGATACACCAGAATCTGAAACAGCATGGAATTTCTGTGTTGCAATGAAAGACAACGGATTATTAGCCAAACCTACGCACGGAAACATCATTCGTTTCGCTCCTCCTTTAGTGATGAACGAAGAACAGTTACACGAATGTTTAGCGATTATTCGTAAAACTGCACAAGAGTTTAAAAAATAATCAACAATAAAATGATATAGAAAAAACCTGATGAAATTTCATCAGGTTTTTTTATATTCGAAGCTTTAAATAACACTATGAATTCTTTTAAAATAAACGTTTCTGAAACGTACAAAAAGGCTCAAAAAAAATCGGCTGTTTGGATTGCTCTTTTCTTGATTACTCTTTTCTTTTCTACAATTTTGAGCATCATCATTTTTATAATTTGTGTTTGTGCAGGAATCGCTATTGTCATTACAAAACCAATGTGGATTACCATTATTTTAGGTTTGGGACTGTTGGCTTTAGGAGGTTTAATCGTTTATTATAACATTAAATTTATTCTGAATATTTTCAAAAAAACAGCTACGAATGGAATTGAAATTTTTGAAACAAATCAACCAGAATTATTCAAATTAATAAAAGAAACCGCAGATAAAGTTGGCACAAAACATCCAAAAAAAGTATTTATTATTGATGATGTAAATGCATATGTTTCCTACTCGAACAATTTGCAAAGTTTAGTTTTTCCAACGAGAAAAAATTTGTCGATTGGTATTGGTTTGCTTCATGGTATTTCTCAAAATGAATTAAAAGGGATTATTGCACACGAATTTGGGCATTTTTCTCAAAAATCAATGACAATTGGTAGTCATGTTGGGAATGCGACCAAAATTATGGAAGATATTTTATACAGTAATCAAACCTTGAGATTTGATGTCGATAATTTAGGTCAAATTAATGGAATTGTTGGTTTTATCTCGATGGGCGCTGTTGCTTACAATAAAATGATTGAATCTATTTTGAAAATAATTCACAAAAAATTAGAATTTAATTATCTAAAATTAAGTCGAGAAATGGAATTTCATGCGGATCAAATTGCGACAAATGTTGTAGGAATTGAAACGATGAGTAAACCATTATTGAGAATAGAATTATATCAATTTGTTTACCAAGAATTAGCCAATTTTTATACAAGTTTACAAGATGATAAAAAGTTTTCGATTAATATTTATCAAAATATGAATCAATTAGTTGATTTTTATATCGATGATTATGAACTTTCTTTAGAAAATAATTTAGCAATTGTTGGAATTAATGAATTTAATCAAAATCATTCGTTACTACAATTTGAAGATTTATGGTCGACGCATCCAGAAATGGACAAACGTTTGGCAAATATAGCGTCTACAAATCATCATTCTGAAATAGATAAATCTCCAAAAGCCATTACTTTACTTCAAAAAAATAATGAATTTGAAGAAGAATTTACATTCAATTTTTTCTTTCAATTAAATTTATATCGTGTCAATGAGATAGACAATTCAGAATTTATTGAAACGTTTAAAACCATTCATAATAAATACAATTACCCTAAAGTTTACAATCATTTTTTTTCAAATTATGATTTACCTTTTGATCGATTTAAAAAAGCTGATTTAACGGATAAACAACAAAATATTCCTACGAATGAATTGTTTTCGGATGAAAATATTATAGTTGCAAAACAATATTTAGCTTTACAAATTGATTTATTGCAATTAGATTTTTTTTCCAGTCAAAAAAAGCCGCAACCATTCAAATACAACAATGTTGTTTACAATAAAAAACAAGATGTACTGAAAGTTAAAGAAGAATTGGAGCAAATAAATAGTCTCTCCTTAAACTACTTATAATTTACTGATTATTAGTATTTTGGGTTTAAAAAGTTTGTTTTTTATTGCAAGAATTTGTATCTTAGAGCTTTAAAACCTTGCAAATATGTTGGGGAAAAATCCAGAAAAGAAGCCAGAATTATTCCGCCCAATGTTGGTGGATTTTATTGACCACGAGCATGAACTTGTTCTACTTTCAGAAAAAATAGATTGGAATTATTTTGAGAAAGAATTTTCGTCCTTGTATTCCAAAGTGGGCAATCCGAGCCATCCGATTCGGTTTATGGTGGGTTGTTTGCTACTGAAACATTTGTATAATTTGGGCGATGAGACGTTGGAAAAAGCCTGGATCATGAATCCTTATATGCAGCATTTTTGTGGCAGGGTTTTCTTTGAACACGAATTTCCTTGTGACCCGAGTAATTTTGTTCATTTCCGAAAAAGAATTGGCGAAAAAGGCATCGAAAAAATCTTTGCCTACAGCGTAAGAATGCACGATGCCAAGACGAACACCTCAAATTTTGTTTTGTCCGATACTACCGTTCAGGAGAATAATACCTCTTTTCCTACCGATGCAAAATTGTGCAAAAAAGTGATCGATTATTGCAACAAAATAGCCGGAAATGAAGGCATAAAACAAAGACAACGCTACACAAAAGTCAGCAAACAAATGGTGCGCAACACCTACAACGGAAAACATCCCAAGCGGGCAAAAGCGGCAAGGAAATCTCAAAGACAGCTCAAAACCATCGCCATGAGACTGATTCGTGAATTGCAACGGAATTTTAATGCAGAACAGCAAGAATTTTATAAAGATTTAATGACATTGTACACCAAGGTTGTCACACAAAAAAGAAACGATGCCGATAAAATTTACAGCATTCACAAGCCTTTTACCCGATGTATTGCCAAAGGAAAAGCGCATAGCCAGTATGAATTTGGGAATAAGGTAGGTTTGATAACCACCGCCAACAAAGGCAAGAAAATCATTCTCGGGATTAAAGCATTTTTGCAAACTCCTTACGATGGTCACACCATAGAACCACTTTTGGAACAGATGGAAACCGGTGGTCAAAAGCTCCCAAAAGAACTCGTTTACGATAGAGGTGGCAGAGGAAAATCAGAAATAAAGGGCGTGAAAATCTCCATCCCAAGCACTCCAAGAAAAAAAGACACTGCTTATCAAAAGCAGACAAAGCGCAAAAAATTTAGAACCAGAGCGGCAATAGAACCTATCATCGGACATTTAAAAACCGATTTTAGGCTGGCAAAAAATTACTTCATGGGAGAAACGGGACCACAAATCAATGCATTACTAGCTGCAACCGCTTGGAACATGAAGAAAATGATGGAACTACTGAAACAGAAAATTATTATCTTATTTTATAAGATACAAATTATGCTGTTTTCTAATCCTGTTTTTAAAAATAAATTAAATAGTGGGTTTTGTTAAGGAACGACTAAATAAGGAAAAAGAAGTTGAGTTTTCTGAATATTTAGACAATATCAAAATATTCTTCAGATCTAATTTAGATGAACAAAAATCTATTTTATTAGAAGATTGTATCAAAGTTGAAGCAGATTTATCAGCGAATATTCAATTGGTAAATGAAATTAGAACTCATATTAATTTTGCTACAAAACCTATTCACGAAAAACTAAGAATTGAGGCTTTAACAGTTTTGAATGATCAAGTAGAACAACTAAAAAATGTAACAAAAGATATTCTACAAAGTGAAATTGCAAAGGAAAAAATAACAATTCG of Empedobacter falsenii contains these proteins:
- a CDS encoding SGNH/GDSL hydrolase family protein — protein: MLIIGIEQTLRKIPNDYKYKADYLKENGSEIETLILGSSHTFTGLNPKLFKNKTFNAAHSAQSLDLDYKIFEQNRKYLPNLKTIIIPISYFSFTKQLNDFNQKKLKYYSIYWNIDINNNDLNLNYEIFSEPIDIDYNRIKDYWIEDKNNLTIDINGYINKRYEPSWNDSIYAKKTFERHRANLNSTQVQHIIKTHYHDLEQIIKQAKSNDIKVVLLATPTTNLYKNYVIKTPQYFNLKNNINRLSKYNNVIFINYFINNENFSKKDFKNSDHLNAKGADKLTLKVDSIMNKTFALITK
- a CDS encoding ABC transporter permease, with product MKNIFLVAQREFFSQVKNKAFIVMTFLSPLLIVGAGAVIFFLSSANNSEVKNIAIVDESTEFVTSFKSTKQMMFSIYTPQELQSIKDTLKGSEYLNAILHIPKNTDGNYENIEKNTELITNGNLGITDREKLSRTISDKIEKEKQAKSGIDKAALEASKARVNLNVFNVTDGKEDKGMELKIGLSMFLTYIIFMFVMIYGVKVMRSVVEEKNNRVVEIIISSVKPFELMMGKILGTTMVAVTQFAIWIGMTMGLLILFPAIAASRMDMSQQMMNQAQLAETNPDMMQKVTEISEVLLTFNYPLIIFAFIAYFILGYLFYSSVFAAIGSAVDNDTDTQQFTYFPLVPMMIGLYGSMTTFENPDGPVAFWLSMIPLTSPISMITRIPFDVPIWQLALSLFLLLISTIFMVYIAGKIYRIGILIYGKKPTVKEMMKWISYKN
- the hemW gene encoding radical SAM family heme chaperone HemW is translated as MAGIYIHIPFCKQKCSYCDFHFSTNLQHKSNLIQAINKELEIRKNEISTPLETIYFGGGTPSILNEIELESIFETIYKNYSTKNLKEITLEANPDDLNKEKLNFLKSTPINRFSIGVQSFFEEDLKLMNRAHNAQEAETSIKLAQDFGFENITIDLIYGSTTTTNEVWKQNLQKAIALNVPHISSYALTVEEKTILDHQIKKGITKPVDEDRQNEQFQLLVDTLTSNNFIQYEISNFGKENYFSLHNSNYWKGIHYLGIGPSAHSYNGKTRAWNIANNSKYIQTINENKLPQEIEVLNEVEQFNEMIMIGLRTIYGIDLNRINSEFSQPLVNSFYQELNQLINENLVEKKENRIILKPEAKFFADGIASRLFYID
- a CDS encoding MGMT family protein, with amino-acid sequence MTKIISDTYEKIYEIVRQIPEGRVSTYGLIAKYIGEKFSARVVGYAMNHVHNREDVPAHRVVNRNGLLTGKHHFNPSSLMQQLLENEGVEIINDKVINFKEIVWDPNESH
- the pepE gene encoding dipeptidase PepE, giving the protein MINPNDRLLVISTSTIHGFSFLEYIKDEIKEFIQSDEIIFVPYARPSGISYDDYTQNVKDALQTVGISVKGLHTFENKKEAILHAKAIFIGGGNTFLLLKTLYELGLIEELRSVVHNGTPYIGTSAGSNLTGLTIGTTNDMPIVYPPSFDALQFLPFNINPHYLDPDPNSTHKGETRETRINEFHKFNHQVVVGLREGSWLRVENGVVELKGKLSARIFRQNEQPIEFESGILEEKVYRI
- a CDS encoding cold-shock protein, with protein sequence MNKGTVKFFNEEKGYGFIKDDESGKEYFVHVSGLTDKVAQNDKVSFDLEQGKKGINAVNVKVI
- a CDS encoding ABC transporter ATP-binding protein, coding for MEFLLQAQGLTRKYKDKVALNNFSINIPQGSIYGLLGPNGAGKTTFIRIVNQITAPDSGTILLNGEPLTKKSIGQVGYMPEERGLYKNMKVGEQALYFAKLKGLSSAEARKRTEYWFEKLDMMSWWNKKLSELSKGMGQKVQFVITVIHNPSLLIFDEPFSGFDPVNAQIIANEILELRDKGTTIIFSTHRMESVEEMCDHVALINQSNKVLDGTIEEVRNQFKTGKFSIQLNEIPADSLQNLANEFEISDVRNINQRTEFNLLYNKETPTNVILDKLMQVGQVHQFKEIIPSMNDVFLEAVKQSSIPNL
- the murI gene encoding glutamate racemase is translated as MNDNRPIGVFDSGVGGLTFAKEIKRLLPNESLIYFGDTQNLPYGEKSKEAITQFSVDITNFLIDNNCKAILVACNSATANSLKEIREAAGKDVPVIDVISPVAEKVSFELREKIGVIATKATVNSGAYKKAIRRRNKHITVIEMATPLLVPVIEEGFTNSTISKAVLETYLLNKKLEGIDSIILGCTHYTHLEKEINQVFEGKVDIVNSPLIVVNQVIYQLAKEGKLAAKDAVANYTFYISNNTDNIIKVAKKFFGKDIQLIEKNLETK
- the rocD gene encoding ornithine--oxo-acid transaminase, with product MEKSAELIALEEKYGAHNYHPLPVVLEKGEGVYVWDVDGKKYFDFLSAYSAVNQGHCHPRIIKALKDQAEKLTLTSRAFYNAELGKYEKFITELFGFDKVLPMNTGAEAVETALKIARKWGYEKKGIPAGEAIIVVCKDNFHGRTTTIISFSNDEDARKNFNPYTSGFEAVEYNDIEALKQILEEKADKICGFLVEPIQGEAGVNVPSEGYLKACEELCKQHNVLFIADEIQTGIARTGKMLAIDHENIDADVLILGKAVSGGAYPVSAVLANDEIMNVIKPGQHGSTYGGNPLAAAVATEALQVVLDEKLAENSEKLGQIFRAEITKMAEEFPLFKSVRGKGLLNAILINDTPESETAWNFCVAMKDNGLLAKPTHGNIIRFAPPLVMNEEQLHECLAIIRKTAQEFKK
- a CDS encoding M48 family metalloprotease, with the translated sequence MNSFKINVSETYKKAQKKSAVWIALFLITLFFSTILSIIIFIICVCAGIAIVITKPMWITIILGLGLLALGGLIVYYNIKFILNIFKKTATNGIEIFETNQPELFKLIKETADKVGTKHPKKVFIIDDVNAYVSYSNNLQSLVFPTRKNLSIGIGLLHGISQNELKGIIAHEFGHFSQKSMTIGSHVGNATKIMEDILYSNQTLRFDVDNLGQINGIVGFISMGAVAYNKMIESILKIIHKKLEFNYLKLSREMEFHADQIATNVVGIETMSKPLLRIELYQFVYQELANFYTSLQDDKKFSINIYQNMNQLVDFYIDDYELSLENNLAIVGINEFNQNHSLLQFEDLWSTHPEMDKRLANIASTNHHSEIDKSPKAITLLQKNNEFEEEFTFNFFFQLNLYRVNEIDNSEFIETFKTIHNKYNYPKVYNHFFSNYDLPFDRFKKADLTDKQQNIPTNELFSDENIIVAKQYLALQIDLLQLDFFSSQKKPQPFKYNNVVYNKKQDVLKVKEELEQINSLSLNYL